The sequence below is a genomic window from Montipora capricornis isolate CH-2021 chromosome 14, ASM3666992v2, whole genome shotgun sequence.
atacaaaTAATTTGGAGGAGGGTGGGGAGGTTATTTGCAtttaaacaatggatatcctgtTCACTGAAGCTTGATACAGTCCCAAGGGTagataacttgtattgtttttatgtaaattaAAGCACACCCAAACGTATTGTATTATGGGATGGGAAAAAGAGCGAATGGGAACCTGTAAACGTGACAAGAAGTTCTCAATCGGTAAACAAAGCAAACTAAATCATCAATTTCGCTGAAAGGCTTCGGCTCTGAAAGGCGCCTTGGGATTTTAATTGTAAGTGGAAAAGTCCGTATCTTTCTTGGTTAACTGCTGGAGCGTTGGAAATTTTGATCGCTGTACTGCAAATACTAGGTTTCTTGCTACAATGTTATCACAGCCCAACAATGATCTGCTTTGTTTTCGACTATAAACATAACATAGATCTGGGCTAAGTTTCAAGAGTCTGAACGGGTTCCTTGGCTTCAAAGCCGCACACCAGCTTCAGTTTAGATCTTGCAACCTCTTGCTTTTGGTAAGTGATCTTGCAATCTGTTGTCATAGAAAGCTGTCTGCTCCTTATTAGTATCTTGGCATTGGTGTTCTGTACCGTGTTTGTGTCGCTGAAAAAAAGGAAGCAAACGAAATTCATAATTTTTCTACATAACGCTTTAAAATCTCGACTTTTCCGACTGGAATAAAGGGGGAGAAGCGGAGAACGGGGGGGGTTTCGGCGAACACGGCTAAGTCGAACTAGGGAACAGCTAGTGGAACAAACTAAAGACAAATTATCTTAGGGAACATAAACCAATTTAGGGATAAAAAAAAAGTctgagaacaagtttggaagtaatttcgggaacaaggaaacataaGCAAATGTTTgagggaacaaggaaacaaggATCTTTTCTCTCAActcccatccccctccccctccccctccttccGAACTTTTGCTTACGCTCTAATCGAGAGAGACTTGAAGCAGGCACTTTTGAATTATGCAATAAAGAGGCTTTGTGCAGGCAGGGTATATTTTACAGTGACATCCATAATCCCAAACGTATAGAGGATCGTTACTTTCCCTACCGAACAACTTGAATACGAAACTGCCACTCGATCGGGAGTTACGTTACTTACGTTTTGGGAGCATTTCGTCATCTTCTTCATCATCTAACAGTCGTCTCTGTTTACGTATTTTTTGCCTTCATTGAAAGGAATATTAGATATAATGTTAGGTCTAAAACACGTTGTACTTTTTCTCTCGCTTAATTAAACCGAAAGGGTCGTCAGATGTAAGGGCAATAACGTCAAGTCTGGGAAAATGCTTTCACACATGACAAGAAATCGAGCCCCTCCTTCTCAAACAATTTAAGAAAAGCTGCGCTAAAATCAATCCTTATTCAAAAATGTTAAAAGTAGAATCCAATAAACACCATGTTTGTTTTGTCCTTCCGTCGTTGCTCAGTACTACAATCCTGACAAAAAGAGTTCAGAACACGTGACAAGGCAAACAACGCACCTTCACACATTTAATAAAGGTGTAGGGACGCAACACATTTTTTTAAcgctttcgttttttaattaacctttaatttaaaattgctaCGCTCCTTTTCTTTCGAATTGTTCAGTTTCAATCAGGGAAattgttgtcgttgttgctGTTGTAAGCTTCCACTTACCTTTTCGTACAAATACAAACAGCCCATATGACCCCACCAATTCCAGCCACAAATGCTAGTGAGGCTACGACGATATATATGACCATCCAGTCTAAGAGAGAAAATACCAAAATTAATTATGAATTAtgaaatttaacaaatcgaaagtggttcagcgttgtctgtactcttatcgacaacgataggAGGCAGTTTGGTCCAGTGGtgagggcgcttgccttgagatccgaagatcccgggttcaagacccactctgaccactcgttgaatttggttctggtagtccctggttcaacttcccagctgcacttgtaaatagccaactggtttgcctccggccagttgggattcttaacagttgtagttgttgtgttctgttgtttcgctgattcattggccctgaaaagcccctattgGGAGAGGTCAATAAGAatgtaagtatgtatgtatgtatattccgtcatcacagtggtcaaaatgttgtggactcacgaggcgtagccgagagTCCACaacactttcgatttgttttttaccacaatattcaacgaaAAGGACAATGTTTTTTTCAGAGCATGACCAAGAtcgtgacacaaagaaagagcaagcgttgtctataactttctcgcaatctgattggtttattatCAAAAAtgagcgtttctgattggttattacAACAAAAGCTACCATAAGAATTCTGAATCGAGCGAAAGGACTGCAAAGTTCAACGTTCGTTCATTCAAGAATTTCCAAATTTACTAGAACAGTTCAGTCACTGTAAATAGTCAAGCAGGATTATTATGACTTTGCGGCAAAACATACATATTCAGATTTTGAATGGTGCAGTTGGGAAGGCAATAGTACGGGAGCCGTTTGAAATCGAAGCTGGCGTCACTGGAACAACTGCTGAATTCGCTTCAGAGCATTTGAGAGGATGTTGGAGCAGTTCCTCAACTGTTTTACAGATGCTGGAGTTATAACTTGAAATGCTTTGCTCGTTTGCATGACCTGAAATGGACATGATGTGGCTTTGAAGGAACGTGATGGCTGTTGCTCGCACCGAGTGATTTGTATACGTCTGGGACAGTCCAGCGCCAAGGGAGATTCCCTTCACCATGGTTGCATGGTTGCAAGTGTATTCACTCCAAAAGGGCTGTTCTCGTATCAGATCATATCCGCTTCTTTGGCTTTCGGTGACGGTTTTTGGAAAAAGGCTGTTTGTTACAGATTGAGCTTCTTTACATATTTGGACAGGCACCAGTAGGAATCACCGATCTCTTCTGTTGAGTACAGTCGGGTGAGGCTTTCGTGGctgtttttttctaaaattcctCCTTGGTGGTTCTTTGTCTGGACACTGTGGACCATTTCAGCATACTCCTGCCCTTCTGCATCGCTCATGAAAACAAAACTATCCCTTTTGAGCTGCCTTTGACTCTCGCATCCTCGCCGGCACCAAAACAACGTTACGATAAACCAGACTCGGTGGAGAAGACCCGCTGGATCGTTGAAGCTTAAAAAACGGACTGCTTTTTAGCTTCTCCATGTCTTCCTTCTCGATGACGGGCTTGTGTTTTACGTTTTCTTCAGTTCCCTTCTCTACGGTTCAGCTTCAGCTTACACTCAAGCATTTTGTTGGACTTCACAAACAAGGGGATCTTCGTGATCTTCACCTCCCGTCCTCTGGCGGCGAGATGCCTCTCAAGAGTATTTCGTATACTGAGAAGGGACGACCTACTATATTATTCTCCCTTTTTTGTTCTGGCTTCCGCATAGAATCTTCTGAGGACGTTATCCAAAGATTCAAAGGTCATGGTTAACAAGTTAAAGGGCAGTCCGCGTTCAAGGCACCATTCTGCGAGTGCAATGTAAACAATAGCAACATTTTAATTAAGCACAGTTCAAACCGTACGTTCATCCGAAAATGATGAAGGTTTGCAGATGTATTTACCTTCAACTGTGCCGACAATCCACTTTGTATTTTTCTTGGTCCCTTTTGCTTCTGCGCTACTTATGATTGTTGTTAGGTCCTCATCTGTTAGCAATGCAAAACGAGCATTTTTGGATTCCTCAATCTTTGAAGTCAAGATGTCAGGTGGATTCGTAACGCTTTTTTGCTCTTTCCCGATATATTCTACACAAGTTATCAGTTCCTCATCAGTTATATCGTCGCTAATATCAGTTACATCGTGGTCAGATATTAAGTCGCTAAAAATATCAAGATTAAAATTGGGCAAAAATTTGAGAGTCATCCATGTTTGTTAGCTGAAAAGCGCATTGCGTGACGTATTGACGcaagcagcgttgtctagactcttaccgacaacagcaaattagccaatcagattgcgagattacaagcaattctggtaaaaatttaatttataaTATTCAATAATTTATATTCCATAATTAATGTTAAGTATTAATTATATTCCTCTTTTTCGTTGCTGAGGTAAAGAAATCCAGACAGACATGGAGTCGTTTTTAGTGCTGTAGTTATATCTACTTATCTACTacgttatttttttatatttaaaatACAGATTCCGCCaaataatggccaatcagattatAACTTGATGACCACAACTCCTCCGATTGGTTCGCAACTAATTATCCTCACTTGAGATTGCCCGTTCTAAATGAAAATGGAATGGGAAACGGAACGCAAAGCCAGCGCCATGATTTTTTTCCCTCATCGCCacaagaaattaaatttaaaataaaaaaattaaaggaaaccGAGTATTGGACCTCTGATATTAAATAATTTAGTGTTCTACAAACCTCTTTCCCGCGGCGCATTTCCTCCTCTGTTCATGTAAGCCAGCTGTACATTTGCTCCAGACATTGCGGGCTCAGCGTTCGTCTGGCACATGACCCCATCAAGGCACTGCACCGCAAAACACTTATCGTTCAGTAAGTAAGCGATATCACACGACGGACGAACGCAGCACCGGCTAATACATCCGTGTATATCATGTGCTTTACCCAGAGCTGTGAAGTTACTGGATCTACCTTCGGGTCGTAGTTTGATGTCGGTGGAAATTCTGCTGTCCATGCAAGTTCCGGTGTTGGAAGCAAATTCTGTGGAGTCATCCGAAGGTGTTGCAACGGCAGAGAGATCTGAAGAGAGCATATAACACTGCTAATGACATCATTTTCGCTTCGCAGAGCCCATCAGCGAAACAACCAAGTTCCTAGCGAGATCAGTTAATATGACattgcaagaaaaatattgaagatGAACTTTCTAAAGATCTGGTGCCAGTTtgtcaaacgatggatagcgctatccgccggataaatcattatccagtgaataaacactagcaaaaccaattgatctgtccaatggatagtgatttatccggcttatagcgttatccaccttttgaataaCTAGGTCCTGGCTGCTTCAAGGAGATCGTCTACCTTGACCGATCAAAGTGTAATAATTCAGAAAATTGAGTATTATTAATCGAACTCTGTAAGTTATCGAgcagaaaacaagcgaaacgatTGTTATTTCCACTGTTGTACTAGTTGTACATTTTAAGAACCAGTCACAAATTTTCACTGCGCGCGACACGCAAAAACTTCAGACAGTTTCCCGAAAAGAGTTTTTCTCTCAATAAATTATCTCTTTGTAGATCAACTTAGATACGAAACCGCTGTTAGATTGTTTTGTCATGTAGACGTATTCTTTTACTCGTTCTCTGTATTTTGACGCACTATGCGGGCTCGTTCTAATTCAGCAAAACTCGAAAATTTTCCGCGATACTGCACTACATGTAATGTTATAAATAGATATTAGTCAAATATATACCCACCTGTCTCTACCTTTGGTTTGGCTTTCATGATCATTGCTGACATGAGCGGACTTTTCTTAGAAGCTTTGACTGAAACAGGTATGCAATACTCTTTCCTTGTACAGGAGACTGCATAACACCTCTTCTGAACCATGTAAGCCAAGTCACATTCCTTGGCATCACAGCATTTCTCCATGCATTTTGCCATAGTCTTAGTACCTTTTACCTctgtaaaattgtttttgtgaaTGCCGCCAGGCAAATCTTTGTTGTTGGTTATGTTGCTGTGTTTGCACTTTAGATCTTTGGGATCTGGAGGAATGGCAGGCGGTTCACTTGTTTCTAGGACGCAAATGGAGTAACAGATTTATGAAACTGATTATTAAACTCAAATTGGCAGAAGGATAACACTGCTAGTACGCGAGACGTCAACTGTTTCAAACAGAGAAATTACCAAACGGCCTAGGGAAGTGAAGGAGGGGCCGTTAGTTTAAGGCCCACTATTCCCTATCATGGTGGGTGAATGCTGAGAGTTATGGCGGTCATGTTAGCTTACCAATACAAGGAAATGGCAGCCATATTGTTGGTTTGATCTCTTTCAATCCATTGCGAAAGCTGGTGGACAGAGGACAGAGGTTAAAGGAAAATTGACCAGCTAGAAAGCGGgcaaggaggggggggggggggtggcgaCGGGAGAGAAACCACTAACCACTTACATTTAACCCAATATTATTTTTGAAACACCTTATTCCATTCGTTCGTCTTGTGCCTTATCGTCTGTCaacaaccaatcacagtgcgtCTTAAGAAACCATGCCGGAAACATGCTTTTCAATATTTTGTCGACTCGAAAATCACAAACCTCTCTTATTGGCTCTGCAAATTAAAGTTGAGGGCTAGATTTGGAAACTTCGGACAAGAATAGTAATAAAATGCGACTTCCCTCCCTCTAAGTCTGTTTTATGCTCTCAAAAGCAAAGATTTCCTAGGGGTAATGCAATTCTCAGTTAAATCTGTCTCGCGGGAACTCTTTCTTCTAATGCGGATCCCGGCACGTTCCAGGCACCATCACTGGTGCGTCTTGGTGACTGAGAAATTTCTATAGACTATAGAGataaaaatgttaaatagaaacCCCTACCTTCCTTAGTTCGCTCCTCCATTTTCCTGACGTAAGCAAGTTGCGGATTGTAATCGGAAGGAGGAGCTTTTGTATGATCACAGAGATCTTTGTTCTTGCACGTAACGGAATAACACGTCTTTCCAAGCATGAAGGCAACGTGACATTTTTTATCTTGGCAACAAATGCGTTGACAATCGTCCATTCCGTCCACATCACCGTGATTGTTAAACTTCCCTgcttttttcccgccttttagGGTAACGTTGTTGAGCACCTTTGCCTTCTCGCAgtctttctttttggattcgtCACTCTTTGTGTCTTGATCGGAAGACGCAGTGTTTTCCGAAGTAATCACGGACTTGTCTTCGGAAGTATTCGATCCTCCAACTGGTGTAAGCTCAAGCTTTCCGTTTACAATGTTCATTTTCATGGCTTGACCAGCCGCGGCTGATTGTATCTGATTCTTAAGACTTTGGTCGTCCTGTGACTGTggaatttctgttttctttacTTCGGATTGTCCGCCAGCAAGCTGGTTGCTCCCTTGTTGAACTGGTGAAAGTGGTTCAGTTGCAAGAGGCTTTGGCACTACCATATCTGAGGATAAAATCGTTGGAAAAGCTTGGATGGGAAATGGAAAACAGCTCAAGAGGCAATAAAGTACAAGAGGACCCTCTTAGGATAAAATCCTGTCTGTTGTCTTCTTGTTAGAAACCGATAAAGAATTTCAGAAGAATTGAAAGGCAAAGGAGTAGTCAAATTAGATCTATGTAAGATTTGTTAATTCTTTATCATGTAAACAATGCACAAAAACATCTTCCCTCTTTTCAATCTATTTAATacatgatgaaatggtatatgaaatgaatcatatatgaactgcggatatgaaatcaagtgaagctactaagatcttcgcagttatgagcgcaatttttgcaattgcgtagagaagcctgaaaaattcaggacttcaacggggtttgaacccgtgacctgaatttttcaggcttctctacgcaattgcaaaaattgtgctcataactgcgaagatcatagcttcacttgactatTTAATACAACAGCAAATTGTCAGTTGTATTTAGCGGTGTGGCTTTAATTTAAGACGCTGTACATTAATCAAATTTCAATTTAACGCATATCAAATCAGAGAAAAACCACTcagagcagagtaaagaaccaacaaactcaacccacataagacTCCGAGTCTTGGAATTGACcctgggccacattgatggAAAGCGAGCGCTCTCACCACGACATTCCTTTTACCTCAAGCCATCCCTGCTTCAGTCTTTTCTTAAAATGCCAATacgcctttctagcctcgccaGAGTAAGTGAAAGAAATTTCGTGTTGAAATGAGACTGACGCTTATGAAAGAGGTTAATCTCTTTAGTCATGGCCTTTTTGAGTTTTAGATATCGAAGTATCAAACTATCCTAGAATTAGCTTGGCAGTTACAACTTCTACAAACCTGGGCCATTGCCAATGGGAATTCCAGGAAGGGACAGATCGATCCCCTGACCAGGAATCTGTGGACCCGACGCAAATGGGGTCGCTGGAGTCTGGACGGGGACAAGTGGCGAAGGCTCCTGTGGTTGCCCTGGCAACAAAGAGGTCTGTCCCTGCTGCTGGGTCTGTTGGAACTGCGTCACTTGTGCCAAGTCTTGTAATGAAGCTGTCAATCCAGGAAGCTGTCCAGGGACTTGTGCCGTCTGCCCGGGCGTCTGGGGCACTTGTGACGACCCGGGTTGTGTTAAAGGAGTCTGTGATAAACCAGGGATGGTTTCCTTTGCCTGTGATTCTGTAGGCTTTGGCGCAcctaaaaatgtttgaaatcaaACGTTGTATGAATAACCGTCGACAAAGACTTAAATTTGTGCGTGATACGCGACTTGTACGCGTTTAGCGTGTATTTTGGGTGTGACGTGTATAAGAGGCTTACGCAATTTTTCGCATTTTGTTGGGTAAGTTAACTGTCTAAAATCGGTTTGTTTGCGATTTATGAACGAAAGTGTATTATGCAAAAGTGGCTAGAAAAACAGAATTTTTCGGGCGCAGTGCCCTTCCAGCAACTAGTTTAAATGAGAAGGCTCCTCTTTTTTCGATAGCTTTAAGGATTATAGGATATCGATTGGCAATAAATTACATGATTCTTACCTATCAATTGACCTGATCCAAAATCCCTTACATGAGATATTTTTGGATTGTATCGCGATGGATTGGCCGGTTGAGTTTTGCATGCGCCCTCGCTCTTACAAGCCACCGAAAAACAGTTGGATGACAGCATGAAGGCTAGGTTACAGTGCGGCATCTCACAACATATCCGTCGGCAGTTTTGCATATCTTTGACTTTGCCGTGATCACGGAAATACCCGGCCTGAATCCCGCCCACAAGTGTGACGGCTTCTAAAACTTTCCCAGCCGGACAAACGACTTGAGGTTTGAGGATCTTGTCTCTGGATGCGTCTAGAAAGAAAGCACCAGTGACGAAAAAGGCGTTTAACCTTAAGGACACTCATGCACGAATAAATTTATAAGATTACCACCAACAAGAGCTTGCTGGTGAACGTGGCAAGACAGCCTGATCTGAATAGTAAACCATGCAGCTTATTTACATTCAGGATACCCATTTACAAACACTTCAAAGCTATTTAAAGGCATAAATGACAGGAATAAACTAAATATAGGTAATATCGTTAAGAGGTATGTAAGCAGAAATATTAAATTGACTAAggtatgtaataattatttattcagATAATTCAAAGCTAATTATAAAACGAATAATTCAAATTagacaggaaaagaaaacctGGCTATATTAAACAATAATATAAGACAGACATGAATACAAACAAACATCGCTCATAAATCAGCGAAGTGAAATTAATTTAGGACAGATTTGCTTGTTGAACTAAGAATCTATGTCAGtttttttaaagacattttttgaAGATTCGTTTTTGAGTTCAGGGCACCTTCTCCAACTCTGAGTTAACAGATCAACCTCTCACGGGAAACTATTCTTATTGTTTCGAGCAACACGATCATGAAAACGTTCTATTGCTCTTCTAAAATGGTGGCGAGCCAACGCTAAAGTGGTAGCCTGCTTGACTTATcaattacaatacaataaacaTCTTAGGCCCAGTTCAAACGTCgtatttcacatgtgccgaatataACGCGAGAGTTAACTgtatgtaaaatgcgacgtttgaatcaattaaattcGACTGAAACAGTCGAGCATTcgaattaagttcgacgtttgattcaaacgtcgcatttcacatgtgcccaATATAatgcataaataataataaattattatgattCATTTAGCAACCATAATCCGTAAATGCCATGCGCAGAAGAGTCTAAACAGCAATTTAAAAAATGGCGGGAGGCGAGGGAATGTgcaggaagaccttagacagcaatgaccagaaccaggttgctg
It includes:
- the LOC138032284 gene encoding uncharacterized protein, producing the protein MKKSRDCFTRVLIVCLWAFCKVTSSDYLQNCKKTLVEENVTLKGGIGAGTFRILGKVISMESCIELCCKTSTCDVAFLSASKCYGVECVSDEECKSTATDTSDVRVLIAHVRTGHKKDNTSLAFLTSNFTSNVKPHPNGFLGPSQAGQAATNTPKGLIAQSQKTDSVNPTLAGQCRAGKEFKEVTLKGGINAGTYKDVGSVQSMEECSNKCCEFAACDLAFMLSSRCYLVGCSEGKNCQIQRAKPSPYHPSVTYVERWNKEGVKHTVFLADSPETKYSCPDMKPLTKVTLKGGLKAGDFTDTGKVGSLKECYSTCCQQSSCNLAFMLGQNCFSVKCYNKDLCGTIPAQPSIFNPQIAYVWNRKELKGDASRDKILKPQVVCPAGKVLEAVTLVGGIQAGYFRDHGKVKDMQNCRRICCEMPHCNLAFMLSSNCFSVACKSEGACKTQPANPSRYNPKISHVRDFGSGQLIGAPKPTESQAKETIPGLSQTPLTQPGSSQVPQTPGQTAQVPGQLPGLTASLQDLAQVTQFQQTQQQGQTSLLPGQPQEPSPLVPVQTPATPFASGPQIPGQGIDLSLPGIPIGNGPDMVVPKPLATEPLSPVQQGSNQLAGGQSEVKKTEIPQSQDDQSLKNQIQSAAAGQAMKMNIVNGKLELTPVGGSNTSEDKSVITSENTASSDQDTKSDESKKKDCEKAKVLNNVTLKGGKKAGKFNNHGDVDGMDDCQRICCQDKKCHVAFMLGKTCYSVTCKNKDLCDHTKAPPSDYNPQLAYVRKMEERTKEETSEPPAIPPDPKDLKCKHSNITNNKDLPGGIHKNNFTEVKGTKTMAKCMEKCCDAKECDLAYMVQKRCYAVSCTRKEYCIPVSVKASKKSPLMSAMIMKAKPKVETDLSAVATPSDDSTEFASNTGTCMDSRISTDIKLRPEGRSSNFTALGKAHDIHGCISRCCVRPSCDIAYLLNDKCFAVQCLDGVMCQTNAEPAMSGANVQLAYMNRGGNAPRERDWMVIYIVVASLAFVAGIGGVIWAVCICTKRQKIRKQRRLLDDEEDDEMLPKPTQTRYRTPMPRY